CTCTGACGGAACAAATTCATTCGCCCGGCGAAGTATTGCCTTTAATAAATCGCCGATATCTATTTCACGCCTTTCCCATCTGCTTCTTTTTTTTCTGTGGAGTATCTTGTCCAGAAGGGGTTTTTTGGCGATGTTTATAATTATAAGAAGCGCCTCCTTTTATTTTACAATCTCGCCTTTCCACTTCTTCATCCCGCCCTTAAGGTTATATACACTTTTATAGCCGTTCTTGACAAGCAGCTCACCAAGTTCATCCCCCATAGGCCCGCCGTGGCATATAAACACAATGCGGTCATTAGGGGAAAGTTCTTTGAATATTCTGGGCCTGGCATCGCCATACGGGATATTTATAGCGCCCTTTATATGCCCTTCTGCAAACTCATCAGGATCCCTTACATCCACAAGCACAATGGGTTTGCCGTCTCCCATCATAGCCTCCAGTTCCTTGCCGTCAATAATCTTGAGATCTGCCGCAAAAGCTAATGAAACGGCCAATACAATACAGATACAGACAAATACCCCTGCGAATAATCTTTTTTTCATAATAACCTCCTCCTATTTTAATGACTCCATATACTCCTCCCATTCCATCGGGAGCATATACTTTTTTTTGCTGTTGCACCCCTTGCAGCAGGGAACTAT
The sequence above is drawn from the Deltaproteobacteria bacterium genome and encodes:
- a CDS encoding rhodanese-like domain-containing protein, encoding MKKRLFAGVFVCICIVLAVSLAFAADLKIIDGKELEAMMGDGKPIVLVDVRDPDEFAEGHIKGAINIPYGDARPRIFKELSPNDRIVFICHGGPMGDELGELLVKNGYKSVYNLKGGMKKWKGEIVK